Proteins encoded in a region of the Altererythrobacter ishigakiensis genome:
- a CDS encoding MAPEG family protein — MAIILPVTLSAVAAAAIINIWLSIRVGQMRGKLKLSHGDDGGGPLTRRMRAQLNFVENTPFVLFLIAAIELTGRGQPWLAYVAGIYMLGRIAHGIGMDGESPTKPRMIGVLITMLTLLGLSVVAVLILMGVM; from the coding sequence ATGGCAATTATTCTACCGGTCACGCTATCGGCCGTCGCAGCGGCGGCAATTATCAATATCTGGCTTTCCATCCGCGTCGGGCAAATGCGCGGCAAGCTGAAACTTTCACATGGCGACGATGGAGGCGGCCCTCTAACACGCCGGATGCGGGCGCAGCTCAATTTCGTTGAGAACACACCCTTTGTGCTCTTCCTTATTGCTGCGATCGAATTGACCGGGCGCGGCCAGCCATGGCTTGCCTATGTTGCTGGTATCTACATGCTGGGTCGCATTGCGCACGGGATCGGCATGGATGGCGAAAGCCCGACCAAGCCGCGGATGATCGGCGTGCTTATCACCATGCTCACGCTGCTGGGTCTGTCAGTCGTTGCTGTTCTGATCCTGATGGGGGTTATGTGA
- the rpmF gene encoding 50S ribosomal protein L32, with protein MAVPKRKVSPHRRGNRRAHDSLKVEAFHECNNCGELKRPHNLCPHCGFYNGREVVAVSL; from the coding sequence ATGGCTGTCCCTAAGAGAAAAGTATCGCCACACCGTCGCGGCAATCGCCGTGCACATGATTCGCTGAAAGTGGAGGCATTCCACGAGTGCAACAACTGTGGCGAACTCAAGCGTCCGCACAATCTGTGCCCGCACTGCGGCTTCTATAATGGTCGCGAGGTCGTCGCGGTCAGTTTGTAA
- the plsX gene encoding phosphate acyltransferase PlsX, with product MSLPRIAIDAMGGDEGVRVMVEGAALARRRHDKFQFLLVGDEERIKAALETHPQMRGASEILHCEDVVGGDELPSRALRRAKTTSMGLAVNAVKQGDAGAAVSGGNTGALMAMSKLALRTMPGIDRPALAALMPTLEENDVIMLDLGANTDADARNLVQFAVMGAAYSRIVNGFESPRVRLLNIGTEEIKGTEALRDAAAVLQDAAGTLAMQFDGFVESDKINRGEVDVVVTDGFSGNIALKAIEGTARFVTDLLRNAFTSSLRSKIGFLVSRPATELLKHHLDPNNHNGAVFLGLNGVVVKSHGSASAAGVANAVAVTARLLENNLTQRIAQDLAELGEDRLRTQPANGGEAK from the coding sequence ATGAGCCTGCCGCGTATCGCGATTGATGCGATGGGCGGCGATGAAGGCGTGCGCGTGATGGTCGAGGGCGCAGCGCTTGCCCGCCGGCGTCATGACAAGTTCCAATTCCTTCTTGTAGGTGACGAAGAGCGCATTAAGGCCGCTCTCGAAACACACCCGCAAATGCGCGGAGCATCTGAAATCTTGCATTGCGAAGACGTGGTGGGCGGCGATGAGCTGCCCAGCCGCGCCTTGCGTCGTGCCAAGACCACTTCAATGGGCCTTGCGGTCAACGCTGTGAAGCAAGGCGATGCCGGTGCTGCGGTCAGTGGCGGGAACACCGGCGCGCTGATGGCGATGAGCAAGCTCGCGCTGCGAACGATGCCCGGAATTGATCGCCCCGCATTGGCTGCGTTGATGCCGACACTGGAAGAGAATGACGTAATCATGCTCGACCTAGGCGCCAACACAGATGCCGACGCGCGGAACCTTGTACAGTTTGCGGTTATGGGCGCGGCCTATTCGCGGATCGTCAACGGTTTTGAGAGCCCGCGAGTTCGTCTGCTCAACATTGGGACCGAAGAAATCAAAGGCACTGAAGCACTGCGCGACGCAGCGGCGGTGCTTCAGGACGCAGCGGGCACCCTTGCTATGCAGTTCGATGGTTTTGTCGAAAGTGACAAGATCAATCGCGGCGAAGTCGATGTCGTTGTGACTGACGGATTCTCCGGCAATATTGCGTTGAAAGCGATCGAAGGTACAGCGCGCTTCGTGACTGATTTGCTGCGCAATGCTTTTACCAGCTCGTTGCGTTCCAAAATCGGCTTTCTGGTTTCACGCCCCGCCACCGAGCTGCTTAAACACCATCTTGATCCAAACAATCACAACGGGGCTGTATTTCTGGGCCTAAACGGGGTGGTCGTGAAAAGCCACGGCAGCGCGAGCGCAGCTGGCGTTGCCAATGCCGTTGCAGTTACCGCGCGGTTGCTCGAAAACAATCTTACTCAGCGCATCGCGCAGGATTTGGCCGAACTGGGCGAAGATCGTTTGCGTACACAGCCAGCAAATGGAGGGGAAGCCAAATGA
- a CDS encoding S24 family peptidase gives MGDLAHRRIRDQLTGYGDTIMVKRVASQGAGPLALLSQNLAYPPVEVSADEAEIIGRVVWKSGRL, from the coding sequence TTGGGTGACCTCGCTCACCGTCGCATCCGAGACCAATTGACCGGCTATGGCGACACGATCATGGTAAAGCGGGTCGCCTCGCAAGGGGCGGGGCCGCTGGCGCTGCTCTCGCAGAACCTCGCCTACCCGCCAGTGGAGGTCAGTGCTGACGAAGCCGAGATTATCGGCCGCGTGGTCTGGAAAAGCGGGCGGCTTTAG
- a CDS encoding MBL fold metallo-hydrolase: MRAAILPVTPLQQNCSLIWCTKTMKAALVDPGGDLDKLKAGVEKAGVTLEKILITHGHLDHCGQAGMLADELGLPIEGPHQDDLFWIEKLDGDGARYGMEARSFTPTRWLEHGDTVTVGELTLDVIHCPGHTPGHVVFFHEPSRFAIVGDVLFQGSIGRTDFPMGNHQDLIDAITQRLWPLGDDVMFIPGHGPTSTFGQERKTNAFVSDYALS; this comes from the coding sequence ATGCGCGCAGCTATCTTGCCGGTTACGCCGCTGCAGCAGAACTGCTCGTTGATCTGGTGCACCAAGACGATGAAAGCTGCGCTGGTCGATCCGGGCGGGGATTTGGACAAACTGAAGGCAGGTGTCGAAAAGGCTGGCGTGACGCTGGAAAAGATCCTCATCACGCACGGCCATCTGGATCATTGCGGGCAGGCGGGCATGTTGGCGGATGAGCTGGGTCTTCCAATCGAAGGCCCGCATCAGGATGACCTTTTCTGGATCGAGAAGCTCGATGGTGATGGCGCGCGATATGGAATGGAGGCGAGGAGCTTCACTCCCACGCGCTGGCTTGAGCACGGCGATACGGTGACCGTGGGTGAGCTGACACTGGACGTGATCCATTGCCCCGGTCACACGCCCGGACATGTGGTCTTCTTCCACGAACCAAGCCGCTTCGCGATTGTCGGCGATGTGCTGTTTCAGGGATCAATCGGGCGCACCGACTTTCCCATGGGTAATCATCAGGATCTGATTGACGCGATCACCCAGCGCCTATGGCCGCTGGGCGATGATGTGATGTTCATCCCTGGTCACGGTCCGACCAGCACATTCGGTCAGGAACGCAAGACCAACGCCTTTGTGAGTGATTACGCGCTTTCTTAG
- a CDS encoding D-2-hydroxyacid dehydrogenase, producing MTILALSGLIRPLLEPRLPEGLDVRWFMTKEEALAAVPEAEIGWFDMYEQDAMAETLRAATSLKWLNSIYAGLDFLPMDVLIERGITVTNGAGINALTIAEYVVMGMLNIAKGYRDVVRAQEKREWLQDSPGKRELAGSKALLLGYGAIGKLIKPRLEGFDVDVTVVRRSSGEGVLTPDQWRDKLGEFDWVILAVPATPETDGMIGAEELAAMKSDAVVVNIARGAVIDQPALVDALTAKKIGGAFLDVTTPEPLPADHPLWALDNAHITMHLSGRAQDKMFMRSADRFLNNLDKYLKGEPVAPIFDPKLGY from the coding sequence ATGACCATTCTCGCATTATCCGGCCTGATCCGCCCGCTGCTCGAACCGCGTTTGCCAGAGGGGCTCGACGTCCGCTGGTTCATGACCAAGGAAGAGGCTCTCGCCGCCGTGCCCGAGGCCGAGATCGGCTGGTTCGACATGTATGAGCAAGACGCGATGGCGGAAACGCTGCGCGCGGCGACCAGTCTCAAATGGCTCAATTCGATCTACGCGGGATTGGACTTCCTGCCGATGGATGTGCTGATCGAGCGCGGGATCACTGTTACCAACGGCGCAGGAATCAACGCGCTGACCATCGCCGAATATGTCGTGATGGGGATGCTCAACATCGCCAAGGGATATCGCGATGTTGTGCGCGCGCAGGAAAAGCGCGAGTGGCTGCAGGACAGCCCTGGCAAGCGCGAGCTGGCAGGATCAAAAGCGCTGCTGCTGGGCTATGGCGCGATCGGCAAGCTGATCAAGCCGCGGCTCGAAGGTTTTGATGTCGATGTGACAGTCGTGCGCCGCTCAAGCGGAGAAGGCGTGCTGACGCCGGACCAGTGGCGCGACAAGCTCGGCGAATTCGATTGGGTTATCCTAGCTGTGCCCGCAACGCCTGAAACTGACGGCATGATCGGTGCTGAAGAGTTGGCGGCGATGAAGTCGGACGCGGTGGTAGTGAACATCGCACGCGGCGCCGTGATCGATCAGCCCGCCTTGGTCGATGCGCTAACGGCCAAGAAAATCGGCGGAGCGTTCCTTGACGTCACGACGCCAGAGCCGCTGCCCGCCGATCATCCGCTTTGGGCGCTCGACAATGCGCATATCACCATGCACCTGTCCGGCCGCGCGCAGGACAAGATGTTCATGCGCAGCGCGGATCGTTTCCTCAATAACCTCGACAAATATCTGAAGGGCGAGCCTGTCGCGCCAATCTTCGATCCGAAGCTTGGTTACTGA
- a CDS encoding ester cyclase — protein MAIKKAALDFFDACETGKGWEVCKQWCTPNATFRAQADALAEVTTLEGYTNWMHSMGAPLPDAGYEMLSFGVDEDRGSVCAAATFKATHTGDGGPVPATGKSTSSEYCYVIEFTGDKISNMVKIWNDGFALRELGWA, from the coding sequence ATGGCAATCAAGAAAGCAGCTCTAGATTTCTTCGACGCGTGCGAGACCGGCAAGGGTTGGGAAGTGTGTAAGCAATGGTGCACGCCCAATGCGACGTTTCGCGCACAAGCAGATGCGCTGGCAGAAGTTACGACACTGGAAGGCTATACCAACTGGATGCACAGCATGGGCGCACCGCTGCCTGACGCAGGCTACGAAATGCTGTCCTTTGGGGTGGATGAGGATCGCGGATCGGTCTGCGCCGCAGCAACCTTCAAGGCAACCCATACAGGCGATGGCGGACCGGTGCCGGCGACTGGCAAATCAACCTCTTCCGAATATTGCTATGTGATCGAATTCACCGGCGACAAGATCAGCAACATGGTGAAAATCTGGAACGACGGATTTGCCTTGCGCGAGCTTGGCTGGGCCTAA
- the cysS gene encoding cysteine--tRNA ligase, whose protein sequence is MSDTPPLKLFNSLTRQLEVFQPVHEGEARVYTCGPTVYNYPHIGNMRAYVFADVLGRTLSWKGYKLTHIINITDVGHLTDDADAGEDKMEQMAAEKAQSIWDIAKHYTEAYWEDVKALNIRQPAKWSIATDYIEEMLEFARSIAEKHCYELDSGLYFDVSTIEDYGRLARAVTEDGEGRIDTVDGKRNPQDFAIWRKTPAGEKRQMEWDSPWGKGAPGWHLECSVMGEKLLGFPFDIHTGGIDHREIHHPNEIAQNQAFCGCGGLSEATNSGAKIWMHNNFLVERSGKMSKSAGEFLRLQLVIDKGYSPLAYRMMCLQAHYRSELEFSWEGLQAALTRLKRIVMAVERLSDAPSQPMTEHPKFAPFLAKFEEAISDDLNTPIALTALEDALAVKKVDAGIKRAVVEHMDAVLGLELLKLTRTDLRIRPKDAQFTEAEIEDALSRRKAARAETDFATSDAIRDELAATGVEVMDGDPLGWEWKLN, encoded by the coding sequence ATGAGTGATACGCCGCCTCTAAAGCTGTTCAACAGCCTGACCCGCCAGCTGGAGGTATTCCAGCCTGTCCATGAAGGCGAGGCGCGCGTCTATACCTGTGGGCCGACGGTTTATAACTATCCGCATATCGGCAACATGCGCGCCTATGTCTTTGCAGACGTGTTGGGCCGCACGCTGAGCTGGAAGGGCTATAAACTCACCCACATCATCAACATCACCGACGTTGGCCACCTCACCGATGATGCCGATGCGGGCGAAGACAAGATGGAACAGATGGCGGCTGAGAAGGCGCAGTCCATCTGGGACATCGCGAAGCACTATACCGAGGCTTATTGGGAGGATGTGAAAGCGCTCAATATCCGCCAGCCTGCGAAGTGGTCGATTGCGACGGATTACATCGAAGAGATGCTGGAATTCGCAAGGAGCATTGCGGAAAAGCACTGCTATGAACTCGATAGCGGGCTCTATTTCGATGTCTCGACCATCGAAGATTACGGACGCCTAGCGCGGGCTGTTACCGAGGATGGAGAGGGCCGGATCGATACGGTCGACGGCAAGCGCAACCCTCAGGACTTTGCGATCTGGCGCAAGACTCCGGCGGGCGAAAAGCGCCAGATGGAATGGGATTCGCCGTGGGGCAAGGGCGCGCCCGGCTGGCATTTGGAATGCTCGGTCATGGGCGAGAAGCTGCTCGGCTTCCCGTTCGACATTCACACCGGCGGGATCGACCACCGCGAGATCCACCACCCCAATGAAATCGCGCAGAACCAGGCGTTTTGCGGTTGCGGAGGCTTGTCAGAAGCCACGAACAGCGGCGCGAAGATCTGGATGCACAACAACTTCCTGGTCGAGCGTAGCGGCAAGATGAGCAAGAGCGCAGGCGAATTTCTGCGCCTGCAATTAGTGATCGACAAGGGCTATAGCCCGCTCGCTTACCGCATGATGTGCCTGCAGGCGCATTACCGCAGCGAATTGGAGTTCAGCTGGGAAGGGCTGCAAGCGGCGCTGACGCGATTGAAACGGATCGTGATGGCGGTCGAGCGGCTGTCAGATGCGCCATCCCAACCAATGACTGAGCACCCCAAATTCGCCCCATTTCTTGCGAAATTCGAAGAGGCGATATCCGACGATCTTAATACGCCGATCGCGTTGACCGCGCTCGAAGATGCATTGGCGGTCAAAAAGGTTGATGCAGGGATCAAGCGCGCTGTCGTGGAGCACATGGATGCTGTTCTTGGCTTGGAACTCTTAAAGCTCACTCGCACCGACTTGCGCATCCGGCCCAAGGATGCGCAGTTCACCGAGGCAGAGATCGAAGACGCACTTTCACGCCGCAAGGCGGCGCGTGCAGAGACAGACTTCGCCACCAGCGATGCCATCCGCGATGAACTCGCAGCCACGGGCGTCGAGGTGATGGATGGCGATCCGCTCGGTTGGGAGTGGAAGCTTAATTGA
- a CDS encoding nitroreductase yields MNVTEAVKSRRSVREFLDKPVDLETIRRVMDTARWAASGCNYQPWEATIVTGEPLKELRAKLSSSPMQQAEYDWTAPGQEEAYKSRLDAVSREMFGAMNIARDDTEGRTKAMMRNVTSFDAPAVMFIYFPRLMKEAQWSDTGMWLQTVALLLREEGLDSCYQEFMALYANVIRDFLGLDHDRYMLFCGMAIGYRDPDAPVNNFERERVPLDEQVKFLGF; encoded by the coding sequence ATGAACGTAACCGAAGCAGTTAAATCCCGTCGCAGTGTGCGCGAATTCCTCGACAAGCCGGTTGATCTCGAAACGATCCGCCGCGTGATGGACACGGCGCGCTGGGCCGCGTCGGGCTGCAACTATCAGCCGTGGGAAGCGACCATTGTAACAGGCGAACCGCTGAAAGAATTGCGCGCAAAGCTGTCATCCTCCCCCATGCAGCAGGCCGAATATGACTGGACTGCACCGGGACAGGAAGAAGCATACAAGTCGCGCCTTGATGCGGTTTCACGCGAGATGTTCGGCGCAATGAATATCGCCCGCGACGACACTGAAGGACGGACTAAGGCGATGATGCGCAATGTCACGTCGTTCGATGCGCCTGCAGTCATGTTTATCTATTTCCCGCGCCTGATGAAGGAGGCGCAATGGTCAGACACGGGCATGTGGCTGCAAACCGTGGCGCTGCTGCTGCGCGAGGAAGGGCTCGACAGCTGCTATCAGGAATTCATGGCGCTCTATGCGAATGTGATCCGCGACTTCCTCGGCCTGGATCATGATCGCTACATGCTGTTTTGCGGGATGGCGATCGGCTATCGCGACCCCGACGCGCCGGTAAACAATTTTGAGCGTGAACGTGTGCCGCTGGACGAGCAGGTGAAGTTTCTCGGCTTCTGA